The sequence gttttttgtattttttagtagagacggggtttcaccgtattagccaggatggtctcgatctcctgacctcatgattcgcccgtctcggcctcccaaagtgctgggattacaggcttgagccaccgcgcccggcagcttactgttaaaacaaaacaacccaacataaaatttaaaacaaaacaacccaacaTAAAACCAGGTCTCATTACTCAGAATTATAAGATTAGACAGAGAGCCCCTAGAAAAAGGGCTAAATTCAAAACACTGCATCTCCAGacttgtaataaaatatttactaattcaaaatgaaaatgaaaagttagGGGAGACAGTTTCAATAAGTAAAATTGCTCATAACCACAAGCTGCCAAAGAATTAATATTTATCACATTTCTGTGCTATTATGGGTCTGaagctttttaaaagcaaaactagaaaaattaaacCTGAAAAACATCTCTGATAATTTGCCTTGCCTACTTTTGAAATAACAATGTCAAGAAAGTACTTTTGAGATCAAACCACTTTTATAATTTGGAACACAAAAGTCTACACTTATCAACTGTACAGAACTTTTTATTTCATGTGAATGTAACTTTACATCACCAACatctttgaaaaagtaaaatgaaccAAACCCTCTGGAAACATAATAAATTAGCAAAACAGTATTCACTGCAGGTTCTTGCATATTTTATTGCTTGATGCAACAGCAGGACCCTTGCCTGTACTTGTAGTTATTATGTTCGGGAAGCAGTGGTTTGTGAGAATATTAGTAGATGTgggggaaataaaaatgtaaagaactgTAGTTTTTTATGCTCTTGAACTATTATGTAACTCCAATAGCAATTATAAAAGTGGGGAGTTCATCCTCCAAGTTATTTGATTTGTGCAGACAAATGAAACAGGTTTAACTAAAATAAGATGGCTCTCTACCTAAGCATTGCTAAATGAATTGAAAATCAATGTGCCAATTACTTCTGCTTGTCGGGCCCAAAAAGACTTTCTTTTTACTAGGCCATGGGACTTCTATAACCTGCATGCTTTAAATTATATTATCCTAATAACTTCCAAATACACTGACTAAAAAATGAATAGAacccaaaattaaaattattttgatttttacgGTGCTCTAAAAACTTAAGATGCAACTGTTCTTCTAAATACATCAGTAACTTACAGATTATTCCTTCTTTACTTTCACAATTTTGACGCTGCTGCCAGAAGCCTTCTCGGCATTTGCTTTGAATTCTGTCTTCAGTGCATCTCTGACTGCTTTTGCACAGATCTGGGAGTATCGGATGTAGCTgggagaaaatgagagaaggtATATAGTTAATTATCAATATTCCAGCCAGACCAACTGTTACCACTGTGCTTTCGCTTTTCTTCCTGtactttttattttggtttggtaGTACCTCATTGCAGaactggttttaaaaatatgactaatGCCAAAAACAATCTATACAAAGCAAAAGAACACTAGAAAAATATGTACCAAAGTATTAATTGGTGTTTGGACAGAtgatctttgatttttcttctttgtactgtGTTTTCTCTTTAGTGTATagtaattcaaaataaaagatgcataaatgttttttaaaatcccacagcacaggaaaaaaaaaaaaaaccctgaaatgtTTAGCGACTATAACAAGAATGCATCATCAATTCTCTCCTCAATTTCTCTCCTTAAAACTTTTATTACTCTTGGAAAATGAGGtataattaagagaaaactattttgaattacaattctttctaaattatttaaactctttTCTGAGAAAAATGAATTCTGTCTTACAAGTCTGCCACTGAAAATACCTCCTAATCAAGATTTCTAAATGACACTGAAAAGTGCTTTGAGAACATCATCAATTCTAGCAAAATTGTAAAACCTGCTTCCTGTTTGGTAGATGGACTCCCATCAACGTTGTAGTTTCCAAAAGATGTCAGATCACCTTTCCCACTTTTGAAAAACAGGAAGTGGGGAGGGGTGCAATTTTCTCATGTTTTAGAATTTGTTTTGGGGACTCTGAAGTATGAGTTCCAATGCCTGCTTCCATTCTTACTAACTGGTGACCTTCAGGCTGTTCAAACTTTTCAGCATGTTTATTCACCTGAAAAAACAATAGAATAAAAGGATAATACCTGTCCTGCTGATAGCTGGGAGGAGGAAAAACAAGTGCGAAAAGGTATGGATCACAGGGTAGGTTGCCTAATAAATGGTATCTACTACCTTCCATCCTTCCAATTCTACAAGACTTCGCTTGCTTGACCTCAGCAAGTTGGGAAGCTCCGTTGTAGTGTAGTCACATGTACCCACAAAATGTAAAGTGCTACACCATCTAGTCAACTAACAAGGTGTGTCACCGGGAGCAAGGTACTTCTGCTCACTCAGGCGCAcggataaaaaaaattagatgtgaCACCTAGACCAATGGTTTGCGGTTCCACTATTGAGACACCATGTCCTCAAGTGGGTTCTATATTTGAGCTTTCCAGGAGCCACCTCTCACCTTTGTGCGGAGCTCTGAATAGTTTACCAGTGGCTTTCACCCCTTTTACACGGAAACCTGAGATCAACAGGaattaatagttaaaaaaaaaaaaatgtgtaaagttGTAAAAGGCTCCATCTCGATGCTGGATTAAAAGTCAAAGCGGCTAACAGCTGTCACGTGGAGAGAAATCTCCTGTTTACTGAGGTGGATGTGACTGTACTACTTTCACCACCTGGCTCCAGCACCATTCtagaagaaaaaggtttaatgagTAAGAGCTGGCCTCTCTCTCTCGAAACCTCCCATTCACAAAGGTGTCCACGGGCACTGTGCGGGTGCTGGGCCGCACCTGTGGGAAGCGAGGCAGTACACAGATGCACTCCCACGCGAGGCCGAGGCCTCGCCTGCCTGAGCGCTTTGCCCACAGCGACGCCATCTTGGCGGCGACGCCCGAGGTTCGGCCCAACCCCGGTCACGCGTGGGGCCACTGCTCCGTGTCCTGTATGACCTCTGGGCACGGGGATGCGCGCGGGCCGGGCTCGCGGGGCCCTTCCCTCTGGAGGCCTGGGCCTACCTGAGTCCAGCCTGTCGCCAGTAGGCCACCATGCTGTAGCGAAAGTGGAGCGCGTCGGACCGAATCGCTAAGACGCCGACAATGTCGGCTCAGCCGGGCGGTTCAGCCGCAGGAAGAGCAGACCACAGAAGCGGAAGGGGCGGGACGTGCGGACCTGCCAATCGCCGCCTCCTACCCGGCCCCGCCCCTGCGCGCGGCCCCTGCTGCCCTGCCGCGGAAGCCCCCCGGCGCCGGGAGCCAATGGGCGCGCGCGATCTGGACTGCGGGTGCCAATCCCCGGGCGGGTTGGCCGGCCGCGCCCACCTATTGGCTCCAAGAGCGCCCGGGGAGTGTGTCCCAGAGCTTCCGTATTGCCCCGGCGGGGGCGACCGGGGCAAGAAGGCAAGAAGGCAAGAAGGCCGGGGCAGCTCCGCTTGCCGAGGGCCGCGGAGTCGCGTACTTTCGGGAAGCGAAGACGCGAGGCGGCGCGGGCACGGCGGCCCCGAGGGCCTGGCTTTGCACGCGCTTCAGGGAAACGGCGCCGGCTCTTTTATATCTGTGGGCAGACAAGCGTGTCCTGAGAGCTGAGATTTAGAAAGGCTCTTAGGGCACCCCCTTTCTCGGAGTGACACTAAACCCTGGAAACCCAGTGGAGACTGGCGTTTTCTGTAG comes from Macaca fascicularis isolate 582-1 chromosome 10, T2T-MFA8v1.1 and encodes:
- the ATP5F1E gene encoding ATP synthase F(1) complex subunit epsilon, mitochondrial, producing MVAYWRQAGLSYIRYSQICAKAVRDALKTEFKANAEKASGSSVKIVKVKKE